A region of Candidatus Aegiribacteria sp. DNA encodes the following proteins:
- a CDS encoding transcriptional coactivator p15/PC4 family protein, protein MEKTVKDIEKGQDLIRVELSEFKGSQYIGARIYYMDDKGDWKPTRKGLTLTPDVMVKVRDAINEALEILE, encoded by the coding sequence GTGGAGAAGACAGTAAAGGATATAGAAAAAGGACAGGATCTGATTAGAGTTGAGCTTTCCGAATTCAAAGGGAGCCAGTACATAGGCGCCAGAATATACTATATGGACGATAAGGGTGATTGGAAGCCTACTCGCAAGGGGCTTACATTGACTCCCGATGTAATGGTGAAGGTTCGTGACGCGATTAATGAGGCTCTTGAGATCCTGGAGTAG
- a CDS encoding sigma-70 family RNA polymerase sigma factor, producing MKSKRRKSFEKEVLSHLDRLYGYAMHLCKNSEDASDLIQDTYLNALKSEKQYSLGTNAGAWLFTIMRNTFLNEIRRNERKPIGMAGEWIEQMVREDVSELHKHGPDPSVKCLDNLLKEDITRAIANLPEEFKDSIVLCDVQGFSYTDIASILDIPIGTVRSRIHRGRLILRHLLSDWKNVAMGES from the coding sequence ATGAAAAGCAAACGAAGAAAGAGTTTTGAAAAGGAAGTGCTCAGTCACCTGGACAGGCTCTATGGATATGCAATGCATCTTTGCAAGAATAGTGAAGACGCGTCCGACCTTATCCAGGATACTTATCTGAACGCACTCAAATCCGAGAAGCAGTATTCCCTTGGAACAAATGCGGGGGCATGGTTGTTCACAATAATGCGTAATACATTTTTGAATGAAATTAGAAGAAATGAAAGAAAGCCAATAGGTATGGCTGGAGAATGGATAGAACAGATGGTCAGGGAAGATGTATCGGAGCTGCACAAGCACGGTCCCGACCCGAGTGTAAAGTGTCTTGATAATTTACTGAAGGAAGATATAACAAGAGCTATCGCTAATCTTCCTGAGGAGTTCAAGGATTCCATAGTACTCTGCGATGTTCAGGGATTTTCATACACAGATATTGCATCTATTCTTGATATACCGATAGGTACGGTAAGATCCAGGATACACAGAGGCAGACTAATACTGCGCCATTTGCTTTCTGACTGGAAGAATGTGGCAATGGGGGAGAGTTGA
- a CDS encoding vitamin B12-dependent ribonucleotide reductase, whose amino-acid sequence MGLITPEFSKNAQTVLKKRYLKRNESGEIIEKPGDMFLRVAEAVASAEEKYENDVEQMTITFYNMMAKKEFLPNSPTLMNAGRELGQLSACFVLPIEDSMESIFSAVKNTALIHKSGGGTGFSFSKIRPVNDTVMSTKGISSGPISFMNVFDQATETVKQGGVRRGANMAVLRVDHPDICEFINVKRNMEKLNNFNLSVAATDEFMDAVERGTKYNIVNPRNGKVVGSKDANEIFDSIIDSAWNSGEPGLVFIDRMNDANPTPHIADIEATNPCGEQPLLPYEACNLGSVNVSVMVEKSETGMFKMNWAKLETTVKTAVRFLDDVIEINRYPLDEIAEMVAGNRKIGLGVMGFADLLFRLGIPYDSEEALLFAEELMSFIAEKGKKASTDLAAERGAFPNFKGSVYDSKHMPMIRNATVTTIAPTGSISILAGCSGGIEPVFALAFTRKNLLDKDDELHEVVPEFARIASERNFFSEEVFTIIAEKGTCQGIPEIPGDIQRIFVTSHDISPAYHVRMQAAFQKYTDNAVSKTVNLPENASRKSVAEIFKLSRRIGCKGVTVYRDKSRDKQVLNLAKSRESEKADEVTLPLMPISPRDRGDVTSGITRRIRTGCGKLYVTINRDENGPVELFSQMGKAGGCAASQSEAISRLISLALRSNVKPEAIVKELKGISCHRIVWQGGNRILSCADAIGQTIEWYGNENVDTLIMNSTATIQSIEPVQAKQSNDTETNAAESNDEEVVENLAGACPMCGGPLKYESGCVSCSLNCGYSECG is encoded by the coding sequence ATTGGATTGATTACGCCTGAATTCAGCAAGAACGCACAAACTGTTTTGAAGAAACGGTATCTGAAAAGAAACGAATCCGGTGAGATCATTGAGAAGCCGGGGGATATGTTTCTGCGTGTTGCTGAAGCCGTTGCGTCTGCTGAGGAAAAATACGAGAACGATGTAGAACAGATGACGATCACATTCTACAATATGATGGCTAAAAAGGAATTCCTTCCCAATTCTCCCACACTAATGAATGCCGGACGAGAACTCGGGCAGCTTTCAGCGTGCTTCGTTCTTCCCATTGAAGACAGTATGGAAAGCATATTCTCCGCTGTAAAGAATACGGCGCTGATACATAAGAGTGGGGGGGGAACAGGGTTCTCATTCTCCAAGATACGCCCTGTAAATGATACTGTAATGTCAACGAAAGGTATTTCCAGCGGTCCTATATCTTTCATGAATGTTTTTGATCAGGCAACCGAAACCGTCAAGCAGGGAGGGGTTCGCCGGGGAGCAAACATGGCCGTTCTCAGGGTGGACCATCCCGACATTTGTGAATTCATAAACGTTAAGCGCAATATGGAAAAGCTTAACAATTTCAATCTTTCAGTCGCAGCTACCGATGAATTCATGGATGCAGTTGAAAGGGGAACCAAGTACAATATTGTGAACCCCCGGAACGGCAAAGTAGTTGGTTCAAAGGACGCAAATGAAATATTCGACTCAATTATTGATTCAGCCTGGAATTCAGGGGAGCCGGGACTGGTTTTCATTGACCGCATGAATGACGCTAACCCTACACCGCATATCGCTGATATTGAAGCTACAAATCCATGTGGAGAGCAGCCACTGCTTCCATATGAAGCGTGCAACCTTGGTTCTGTAAATGTTTCAGTTATGGTGGAAAAAAGCGAAACCGGAATGTTTAAAATGAACTGGGCTAAGCTTGAAACAACTGTGAAAACTGCTGTAAGGTTTCTGGACGATGTAATTGAGATAAATCGTTATCCTCTTGATGAGATAGCTGAGATGGTAGCCGGGAATCGAAAAATAGGTCTTGGTGTTATGGGTTTTGCAGATCTTCTCTTCAGGCTGGGAATACCTTATGACTCCGAGGAAGCATTGCTGTTCGCAGAAGAACTTATGAGTTTCATTGCTGAGAAGGGAAAAAAAGCAAGCACAGATCTGGCCGCGGAACGTGGAGCATTTCCGAATTTCAAAGGAAGCGTTTACGACAGCAAGCATATGCCTATGATACGTAACGCGACAGTAACCACAATTGCGCCAACCGGTTCAATCAGCATCCTTGCCGGATGTTCAGGTGGAATTGAACCTGTATTTGCTCTTGCTTTTACAAGAAAGAACCTGTTGGACAAAGATGATGAACTGCATGAAGTAGTTCCAGAATTCGCGAGAATTGCGAGTGAAAGAAATTTCTTCTCTGAAGAAGTTTTTACGATAATTGCTGAAAAAGGCACTTGCCAGGGAATACCCGAGATTCCAGGGGATATTCAGAGAATATTTGTCACTTCTCATGATATATCTCCCGCTTACCACGTAAGGATGCAGGCTGCTTTCCAGAAATACACCGATAACGCAGTTTCAAAAACGGTGAATCTTCCCGAGAACGCTTCAAGGAAGAGTGTCGCTGAAATTTTCAAGCTTTCCCGCAGGATTGGTTGCAAAGGTGTTACGGTTTATCGGGATAAAAGCAGGGACAAGCAGGTTCTTAACCTTGCAAAATCAAGGGAGTCCGAGAAGGCCGATGAAGTTACGCTACCATTAATGCCAATAAGCCCACGGGACAGGGGAGATGTTACTTCAGGGATAACAAGAAGAATCAGAACAGGGTGCGGAAAGCTGTATGTGACAATAAACAGAGACGAAAATGGTCCTGTTGAACTGTTTTCACAGATGGGGAAAGCCGGCGGTTGCGCAGCCAGCCAGTCGGAAGCTATAAGCAGGCTCATTTCTCTGGCTCTAAGATCCAATGTCAAACCCGAGGCAATAGTGAAAGAACTCAAGGGTATCAGCTGCCATAGAATAGTCTGGCAGGGTGGTAACAGAATCCTATCCTGCGCTGATGCCATTGGCCAGACCATTGAATGGTACGGCAACGAGAATGTGGATACTTTAATCATGAACAGTACCGCCACAATACAATCCATCGAACCGGTACAGGCGAAACAGAGTAACGATACTGAAACGAATGCTGCTGAATCGAACGATGAAGAAGTCGTGGAGAACCTTGCTGGAGCCTGTCCAATGTGCGGAGGACCTCTCAAGTACGAATCAGGATGTGTTTCCTGTTCCCTCAATTGCGGCTATTCCGAATGTGGCTGA
- a CDS encoding NFACT family protein, translating to MDGVFLSALLPPLKDLISNRKCRKIGRPARDAFGLLFDDGILILNARPDSPGLIWSKTANMTELSSPTWNHHLDGAKVRNIVQPGADRILNLCFSSTLLYGNSDVTLIFEATGRNANVILVRDEDKRILACQRKVLSTKSRYRTVAPGQVYVPPPSSGLSPGEWNSSIELKRTIENKKASPALLYTMLEGVGPTTARALISHSDINKTSLIDVVIELETALLEQNFSPWFGPDGPLPIELGTGKPIEFPLSMKMTGKNTCLKEDRLETWSAILRRRLSFLYKRLSNLKVALDGLVSPEKYRTWGNLLLSTQNNSKKGLSEIVLRDWNGFEHTIPLKPSKSLKSNAGRFFRKASNTGIEKRNLEEHEQSTLYEIESLEKSLSRAPDLPVAELDDLLRNHRKKELNKEEGKKLIGAKTLSGEWRCFAGRNARENEEVTFRIGKRGDLWFHARGIPGAHVVLKLDGRSDNPPEDIILETAIEAARGSGASSGIIPVDYTRVQYVNRIRKGKPGQVVYSREKTVFIDLDRLP from the coding sequence GTGGACGGTGTTTTTCTCAGTGCTCTGTTGCCGCCTCTGAAAGACCTGATTTCAAACAGGAAATGCAGGAAAATCGGCCGCCCGGCAAGGGACGCATTCGGCCTTCTGTTTGACGATGGAATTCTTATTCTGAACGCCAGACCGGATTCTCCGGGCCTCATCTGGAGCAAAACGGCGAATATGACAGAACTGTCCTCCCCGACATGGAACCATCATCTCGACGGTGCAAAAGTTCGGAATATTGTCCAGCCGGGCGCTGACAGAATACTGAATCTCTGTTTCAGCAGTACTCTTCTCTATGGGAATTCCGACGTTACTCTCATCTTTGAGGCTACCGGGCGGAATGCGAACGTTATCCTGGTAAGAGATGAGGATAAGAGAATTCTTGCCTGCCAAAGGAAAGTACTCTCAACCAAAAGCAGGTATAGAACAGTTGCCCCGGGTCAGGTATACGTTCCACCACCATCTTCTGGCCTGTCTCCAGGAGAATGGAACAGTTCCATCGAATTGAAAAGAACCATTGAGAATAAAAAGGCCTCTCCCGCCTTACTATACACGATGCTGGAAGGTGTTGGCCCGACGACCGCACGAGCTCTTATAAGCCATTCGGATATCAATAAGACCTCATTGATCGATGTCGTAATTGAACTTGAGACCGCTCTGCTTGAACAGAATTTCAGCCCATGGTTCGGTCCTGACGGCCCACTTCCCATTGAACTTGGTACAGGAAAACCCATAGAGTTTCCCCTCTCCATGAAAATGACGGGAAAAAACACCTGTCTAAAGGAGGACAGGCTTGAAACATGGTCAGCCATTCTACGGAGGAGGCTGTCTTTCCTTTACAAAAGGCTTAGCAATCTCAAGGTCGCCCTGGATGGACTCGTATCCCCTGAAAAGTACCGAACATGGGGTAACCTGCTTCTCTCAACACAGAATAATTCGAAGAAAGGCCTCAGTGAGATTGTACTGAGGGACTGGAACGGTTTTGAGCACACAATTCCTCTCAAACCCTCAAAGTCACTTAAATCAAATGCCGGCAGGTTTTTCAGGAAGGCTTCAAATACTGGAATAGAGAAACGCAATCTTGAGGAACATGAACAAAGTACGCTGTATGAAATAGAATCCCTGGAAAAGTCACTCTCAAGAGCCCCTGACCTTCCGGTTGCCGAACTGGACGATCTTCTTCGGAATCACCGGAAAAAGGAACTCAATAAGGAAGAAGGGAAAAAACTAATAGGAGCTAAAACACTCAGCGGAGAATGGAGATGCTTCGCGGGAAGAAATGCCAGAGAAAATGAGGAAGTTACATTCAGAATCGGCAAGCGGGGCGACTTATGGTTCCATGCAAGGGGTATTCCAGGTGCCCATGTAGTTCTTAAGCTCGATGGAAGGTCAGACAATCCACCGGAGGATATCATATTGGAGACAGCAATTGAGGCTGCAAGGGGAAGCGGAGCCTCCTCCGGTATCATCCCTGTTGATTATACCAGGGTTCAGTATGTTAACCGCATAAGAAAAGGAAAACCGGGACAGGTTGTATATTCCAGAGAGAAGACTGTTTTTATTGATCTGGACAGACTGCCCTGA
- a CDS encoding zf-HC2 domain-containing protein: MTCEDAHLHMHDYISGELAPEHRENLMDHIDGCPDCREFFRQTEHIQQTMRDYMQYKAPFELQNTISSLLTNA, translated from the coding sequence ATGACATGTGAAGATGCTCATTTACACATGCACGATTACATTTCTGGTGAGCTGGCTCCCGAGCATCGAGAAAACCTTATGGACCATATTGATGGATGTCCGGACTGCAGGGAATTCTTCAGACAGACCGAACACATTCAGCAAACCATGAGAGATTACATGCAATACAAGGCTCCCTTCGAGCTGCAGAACACTATCAGCAGTTTACTGACAAATGCATGA
- a CDS encoding cyclic nucleotide-binding domain-containing protein, with product MNSRFTLAHLDVFKSAYLFQALEPEELELFVDKAQYSDLAPNSVIIREDDTGEYLYLILSGKVRVTKKTFEGIEQILGILKMGDFFGEMVLLDRRSRSASVYSHTRVELAKIQHSKVSCILNENPRIGLKVFHAFSEVVSLRLRNANDKLRSLPFIERTF from the coding sequence ATGAACAGTAGATTCACGCTGGCCCATCTTGACGTGTTCAAATCCGCTTACCTCTTCCAGGCTCTGGAGCCGGAAGAGCTTGAATTATTCGTTGATAAGGCTCAATATTCTGACCTGGCTCCCAACAGTGTGATAATCCGTGAGGATGACACCGGCGAATATCTATACCTTATCCTGTCAGGCAAAGTTCGCGTGACCAAGAAAACCTTCGAGGGTATCGAACAGATACTCGGAATTCTCAAAATGGGGGATTTCTTCGGTGAAATGGTCCTGCTTGATCGCAGAAGCAGAAGTGCCTCTGTATATTCACATACTCGGGTTGAACTGGCAAAGATCCAGCATTCCAAGGTATCTTGCATATTAAATGAAAACCCCAGGATAGGTCTAAAAGTATTTCACGCGTTCTCAGAGGTTGTTTCCCTCAGACTGCGAAATGCCAACGATAAGCTCAGATCACTTCCCTTTATCGAAAGAACCTTCTGA
- the cdd gene encoding cytidine deaminase, with amino-acid sequence MAKSAEELLAKAKEASGNCYCPYSNFHVIAVLEDENGDLHVGVNVENSSYGLTVCAERAAVFSAVSNGQKKFKRILIYSPDGEPMPCGACREVLAEFCDDDFQVMVATNDTVKSYTLTELLPHRF; translated from the coding sequence ATGGCTAAGAGTGCTGAGGAACTTCTCGCGAAAGCGAAGGAAGCCTCCGGAAATTGCTACTGTCCTTATTCGAATTTTCATGTGATCGCGGTTCTTGAAGATGAGAATGGTGACCTTCACGTTGGGGTCAACGTCGAAAATTCCTCCTATGGTCTTACCGTGTGTGCCGAAAGGGCAGCGGTTTTTTCAGCGGTTTCAAACGGACAGAAGAAATTCAAAAGGATTCTGATATACTCGCCTGATGGTGAACCTATGCCGTGCGGAGCCTGCAGGGAAGTACTTGCCGAATTCTGCGATGATGATTTCCAGGTGATGGTGGCAACGAACGACACGGTCAAGTCCTATACTCTCACTGAACTACTCCCACACCGCTTCTAA
- a CDS encoding glycosyltransferase family 4 protein — protein sequence MRVGFDATNILGHSGIRTYTRELVRALAFEFPDDKFLLYTTFSSSKKGILQKIFGEYSNIDIIGGLPHIRMLGDSLKRLTVLTGSLAWRFHERKIDIVHLTDPYGTPALPGSFVATINDIFPITQEQYRNSDLQRQYLSRTPVLLKRADAIITPSSYVAETLHRKYPSCTLDIVPVHDAASVSFKPVAPDKQLLKRYGLSGNSYFLFIGRVDPRKNISNLLEAYSLIPEDIRRKNHLVLVLSGGEEDKKNFQARNEAFLKDRSVHTIEGISEDDLVQLYSSATAFVFPSFAEGFGLPIIEAMQCGCPVITSNASCLPEIAGDAAILVDPLSPTEIASAMKTLTDPAGIREQLIPLGFEQAKHFSWNLTAKRSMEVYRSVLRHNGKIFN from the coding sequence GTGAGAGTTGGTTTTGACGCGACTAACATTCTCGGGCACAGCGGGATAAGAACCTACACCCGGGAACTTGTACGGGCTCTGGCCTTCGAGTTTCCAGATGATAAATTTCTGCTTTACACAACGTTCAGTTCTTCGAAAAAGGGCATACTCCAGAAGATCTTCGGTGAATACTCGAATATCGATATTATCGGAGGCCTTCCTCATATAAGAATGCTGGGTGACAGTTTAAAACGCCTGACTGTTCTCACAGGTTCCCTTGCATGGCGATTTCACGAGCGAAAAATTGATATTGTACATCTGACGGATCCATACGGAACTCCGGCATTACCAGGCTCGTTCGTAGCAACTATCAACGATATCTTCCCCATAACTCAGGAACAGTACAGAAACTCAGATCTCCAGAGACAGTACCTCAGCAGGACCCCTGTTCTGCTGAAAAGGGCAGACGCGATAATAACTCCATCAAGTTACGTTGCCGAAACACTTCACAGAAAGTATCCTTCCTGCACACTTGACATTGTACCTGTTCACGATGCCGCCTCCGTATCGTTCAAACCGGTTGCGCCGGATAAGCAGCTCCTGAAACGGTACGGTCTATCCGGTAACTCGTACTTCCTCTTTATCGGACGTGTTGATCCAAGAAAAAACATATCGAATCTACTCGAAGCCTATTCACTCATTCCAGAGGATATTCGCAGGAAGAACCATCTTGTACTTGTCCTGTCCGGAGGCGAGGAAGACAAAAAGAACTTCCAGGCGAGAAACGAAGCTTTCCTTAAAGACCGGTCTGTGCATACGATAGAAGGAATATCGGAGGATGATCTTGTTCAACTGTACTCATCTGCCACTGCATTCGTGTTCCCGTCCTTCGCAGAGGGATTCGGCCTCCCCATTATAGAGGCGATGCAGTGCGGCTGTCCCGTCATTACATCCAATGCGTCATGTCTACCGGAAATAGCGGGAGACGCGGCTATTCTCGTTGATCCACTCAGCCCCACGGAGATTGCATCAGCAATGAAGACACTAACAGATCCCGCCGGTATTCGCGAACAGCTCATACCCCTGGGTTTTGAGCAGGCAAAACATTTTTCCTGGAATTTAACAGCGAAACGCTCTATGGAAGTCTACAGGAGTGTTTTGAGACATAATGGGAAAATTTTCAATTGA
- a CDS encoding RNA-binding transcriptional accessory protein, translating into MQNYHYKKISLETRLSTKYVAAVASLLAEGATVPFIARYRKEATGSMDEVSVITVRDRLEQLKKLDGRRESILRSLDERELLTDDLKDRIINADTVVSLEDIYLPFRPKRRTRATKAKEKGLEPLALRILLQKGDDPSLYALEYLDPKKGVETLEDALAGARDIIAEVLSHDAEIRNPMRRLYWNTGNYKCRVNSGMEEEGAKFRDYFEWDEPVCRTPSHRVLAMRRGEEKKVLSLRITVSIDRAMDIILSGKCMNPDTPEERIIAEAAKDGFQRLLAPSMETETRCRSREAADDEAIVVFASNLRELLLAPPLGSKEVLAIDPGFRTGCKLVCLDSQGLVQHNTAIFPFMSEAKKVESAKTVNGLIERFGPKYIAVGNGTAGRETEKFLGEVGLPQDVKAVSVNESGASIYSASEIAREEFPDFDITVRGAISIGRRLQDPLAELVKIDPKSIGVGQYQHDVDSKKLHKALDDTVMSCVNRVGVDINTASARLLSYVSGLSAKVSGNILEWREKNGAFSSRQQLLQVTGLGSVAFEQSAGFLRIRKGQNPLDGSGVHPESYALVERMARSKGSSVTELMKSEEIRKSIDLKEFISGKIGLPTLRDIMDELEKPGRDPRKSFQMFSFADVHDIKDLDEGMILPGIVTNVTNFGAFVDIGVHQDGLVHISQMADRYIKNPADVVSAGQKLRVKVMDVDIKRKRISLSMIGIE; encoded by the coding sequence ATGCAAAACTATCATTATAAAAAGATATCCCTTGAAACAAGATTAAGCACAAAATACGTTGCCGCTGTCGCGTCTCTACTTGCGGAGGGAGCTACCGTACCTTTTATTGCAAGGTATCGAAAGGAAGCTACCGGAAGCATGGATGAAGTTTCCGTCATAACCGTTCGTGACAGACTGGAACAGCTGAAAAAACTTGATGGTAGAAGGGAATCCATACTGCGGTCACTTGATGAAAGAGAACTTCTTACAGACGATTTGAAGGACAGGATCATCAATGCGGATACTGTGGTTTCTCTTGAAGATATCTATCTGCCGTTCCGTCCTAAAAGAAGAACCAGAGCCACAAAGGCAAAGGAGAAGGGGCTCGAGCCTCTTGCGCTGCGGATACTGCTTCAGAAGGGTGATGATCCATCTTTGTATGCGCTCGAATATCTGGATCCGAAAAAAGGCGTTGAAACACTGGAAGATGCACTTGCAGGAGCACGGGATATCATTGCGGAAGTGCTGTCACATGACGCTGAAATCAGAAACCCTATGCGAAGGCTTTACTGGAATACAGGCAACTACAAATGCAGGGTGAATTCGGGAATGGAGGAGGAAGGGGCGAAATTCAGAGATTATTTTGAATGGGATGAACCTGTATGCAGAACTCCATCACACAGAGTTCTTGCGATGCGAAGGGGAGAGGAGAAAAAAGTTCTATCTCTCAGGATAACAGTGTCGATTGATAGAGCAATGGACATTATTCTGTCAGGAAAATGCATGAACCCCGATACTCCTGAAGAAAGAATAATCGCTGAGGCCGCAAAGGATGGTTTCCAGAGACTTCTCGCTCCGTCTATGGAGACGGAGACCCGCTGCAGAAGCAGGGAGGCGGCGGATGATGAGGCAATAGTAGTATTCGCATCAAATCTGAGAGAACTTCTGCTTGCTCCACCGCTGGGTTCGAAAGAAGTGCTGGCAATAGATCCTGGTTTCCGGACCGGCTGCAAGCTTGTCTGTCTCGATTCACAGGGATTGGTTCAACATAATACAGCGATATTTCCCTTTATGTCTGAAGCGAAAAAAGTGGAATCCGCTAAAACCGTTAACGGGTTGATAGAGAGATTCGGACCGAAGTACATCGCTGTTGGTAATGGTACTGCCGGCCGGGAAACCGAAAAATTCCTGGGCGAAGTGGGGCTTCCGCAGGATGTAAAAGCTGTATCGGTGAACGAGAGCGGAGCATCAATCTACTCGGCTTCCGAAATTGCCAGGGAGGAATTTCCCGATTTTGATATCACTGTACGCGGAGCGATCTCGATAGGAAGAAGGCTTCAGGATCCCCTGGCGGAACTGGTCAAGATAGACCCTAAGTCCATAGGAGTAGGCCAGTATCAACATGATGTGGACAGTAAAAAACTGCACAAGGCTCTTGATGATACAGTGATGAGCTGTGTCAACAGAGTTGGCGTTGATATCAATACAGCAAGTGCTCGACTTCTATCGTATGTATCCGGTCTTTCCGCGAAAGTATCTGGAAATATTCTCGAATGGAGAGAGAAGAACGGAGCATTTTCCAGCCGTCAACAGCTTCTGCAGGTTACAGGTCTCGGATCTGTTGCCTTTGAGCAGTCCGCGGGTTTTTTAAGGATCAGAAAAGGGCAGAACCCATTGGATGGAAGCGGTGTTCATCCGGAAAGTTATGCACTGGTTGAACGGATGGCCAGATCGAAGGGTTCGAGTGTTACAGAACTGATGAAGTCAGAGGAGATCCGGAAATCAATTGATCTCAAAGAGTTTATCAGTGGAAAAATCGGGCTTCCCACGCTGCGTGATATCATGGATGAGCTGGAAAAACCAGGAAGGGATCCCAGAAAATCCTTCCAGATGTTCAGTTTTGCTGATGTCCATGATATTAAGGATCTTGATGAGGGAATGATACTGCCCGGAATAGTAACGAATGTTACGAATTTCGGCGCTTTTGTAGATATAGGGGTTCATCAGGATGGACTTGTCCATATCAGCCAGATGGCTGACAGATATATTAAAAATCCGGCAGATGTAGTTTCGGCAGGTCAAAAACTCAGAGTAAAGGTCATGGATGTGGACATTAAAAGAAAGCGTATATCCCTTTCCATGATAGGGATCGAATAG
- a CDS encoding class I SAM-dependent methyltransferase, with product MIDDISDIVALYNSDPEKEHIRLERHQLEHDITLRYLNRYLPHEGSILEVGAATGRYTLELAGRGHTLTAVDISEKLIERCRKRIEEQGLEKHVQFLVADARDLNEVPEKEFDAVLLMGPLYHLVEDEDRKTALREAFSRLREGGIIFSSFISRFGILGGVLKLFPEWIENQPEVRSVIEKGSNPENLRIGDFRGYFATVSEIVPLHQGIGFETLVLAGVEPAISADDESYNSLQGKRRQLWLDLFFEASTKESVIGASRHLLYIGRKREK from the coding sequence TTGATAGATGACATCAGTGATATCGTAGCACTGTACAACAGCGACCCGGAGAAGGAGCACATCCGGCTGGAACGCCACCAGCTTGAGCATGACATCACATTGAGGTACCTGAACAGGTATCTGCCCCATGAAGGCTCCATTCTGGAAGTCGGGGCTGCAACAGGAAGATATACACTCGAATTAGCAGGGCGCGGACATACGCTCACAGCTGTTGACATATCGGAAAAGCTGATTGAGAGATGCAGAAAACGAATAGAAGAACAGGGGCTTGAGAAACATGTACAGTTTCTTGTAGCCGATGCGCGTGATCTCAATGAGGTGCCGGAAAAGGAATTTGACGCTGTTCTGCTTATGGGTCCTCTCTATCATCTGGTTGAAGATGAGGACCGGAAGACGGCTCTGAGGGAAGCATTCAGCCGGCTGAGAGAAGGCGGCATCATATTCTCATCGTTCATCAGCCGCTTCGGCATTCTGGGTGGCGTGCTCAAGCTATTTCCTGAATGGATCGAGAATCAGCCAGAAGTTCGTTCAGTTATCGAGAAAGGCAGCAATCCTGAAAACCTTCGGATAGGAGATTTCCGCGGGTACTTCGCAACCGTCTCCGAGATTGTTCCCCTGCATCAGGGTATCGGATTTGAAACCCTGGTTCTGGCCGGTGTTGAACCAGCTATCTCAGCTGATGATGAAAGTTACAACAGCCTTCAGGGTAAGCGTCGGCAACTATGGCTGGACCTGTTCTTTGAAGCAAGTACGAAGGAATCGGTTATCGGAGCTTCAAGACATCTTCTCTATATCGGCAGGAAACGGGAGAAGTGA